A genome region from Gouania willdenowi chromosome 9, fGouWil2.1, whole genome shotgun sequence includes the following:
- the cyb561a3a gene encoding lysosomal membrane ascorbate-dependent ferrireductase CYB561A3 isoform X2: MSPTLLFYLSLQLLLALGVACVVCVCVWCKHWLGGFAWDGSSHQFNWHPVLMVTGLVVLYGIGAVLYRVPLTWGQNKLPWKILHATLMLLALILSIVGLCAVFDFHNHNSIPNLYSLHSWIGIIAVALFATQWVVGAASFLLPFSPPSLRSRIKPIHVWMGGSIFTLSIAACISGINEKLFFNGDYSKLPAQAQMANSLGVLIVAFGLMVFVILWNHQWQRPEVRPEGPTYTPVFQEENE; this comes from the exons ATGAGTCCTACCCTGCTCTTCTACCTGAGCCTCCAGCTGCTGCTGGCCCTTGGCGTGGCCTGTgtggtgtgcgtgtgcgtgtggtgCAAGCATTGGCTTGGCGGCTTCGCCTGGGATGGCTCATCCCATCAGTTCAACTGGCACCCAGTGCTGATGGTGACCGGCCTGGTGGTGCTTTATGGCATCG GAGCCGTTTTGTACCGAGTTCCTCTGACTTGGGGTCAAAACAAACTGCCCTGGAAGATCCTCCATGCAACGTTGATGTTACTCGCTTTGATCCTGTCCATCGTGGGACTCTGTGCCGTCTTTGATTTCCACAACCACAACAGCATCCCCAACCTGTACTCCTTACACAGCTGGATAGGAATCATAGCTGTCGCTCTTTTTGCCACGCAG TGGGTGGTGGGTGCTGCTAGCTTCCTCCTTCCCTTCTCGCCTCCATCACTGCGCAGTCGAATAAAACCCATCCACGTGTGGATGGGAGGAAGCATCTTCACGTTGAGCATCGCTGCGTGCATCTCAGGCATCAACGAGAAACTCTTCTTCAACGG GGATTATTCTAAACTTCCTGCCCAAGCTCAGATGGCAAATTCACTGGGAGTTTTGATTGTTGCCTTTGGCTTGATGGTCTTTGTGATTTTGTGGAATCATCAGTGGCAGAGACCAGAGGTCAGGCCTGAGGGTCCAACCTACACT CCAGTATTTCAAGAAGAAAACGAATGA